From Haloarcula hispanica ATCC 33960, the proteins below share one genomic window:
- a CDS encoding HVO_0416 family zinc finger protein: MASAPSSDDMFDEFLSQRGHDVDQSGWEESYNKKQCPDCGGLHESTAAQCSVCGWTPVR, encoded by the coding sequence ATGGCGTCCGCACCGAGTAGTGACGATATGTTCGACGAGTTCCTCTCCCAGCGTGGCCACGACGTGGACCAGAGTGGTTGGGAAGAGAGCTATAACAAGAAGCAGTGCCCTGATTGCGGCGGCCTTCACGAGTCGACAGCGGCACAGTGCTCGGTGTGTGGCTGGACACCGGTACGGTAA
- a CDS encoding YbhB/YbcL family Raf kinase inhibitor-like protein translates to MRRRHLLQTLGASALVGSAGCTGQSDDTTPAFEVSSPAFSSGDELPARFTCDGDGVSPPFVIERVPEPTAALAVTAEYDGGVFSQPVFWTLWNVPPETDRIPAGLPREPTLDALGGARQGTQPPNEPGYEPPCPPAGQPYEHRFQVFALDEMLSIEGGTEQEQASEAIANALIASARITVDYTHPVATDS, encoded by the coding sequence ATGCGCCGTCGCCACCTCCTCCAGACGCTCGGGGCGTCAGCACTGGTCGGGAGCGCGGGCTGTACCGGGCAGTCGGACGACACGACACCGGCTTTCGAAGTGTCGAGCCCCGCGTTCAGTTCCGGGGACGAGCTTCCGGCCCGGTTCACCTGTGACGGCGACGGCGTTTCGCCACCGTTCGTCATCGAGCGCGTCCCGGAGCCGACGGCAGCGCTCGCTGTCACAGCCGAGTACGACGGCGGCGTGTTTAGCCAGCCGGTGTTCTGGACGCTGTGGAACGTCCCGCCAGAGACGGACCGGATTCCGGCCGGCCTCCCTCGCGAGCCGACCCTCGACGCGCTCGGCGGCGCTCGACAGGGAACACAGCCCCCCAACGAGCCGGGGTACGAACCGCCGTGTCCGCCGGCCGGCCAGCCGTACGAACACCGGTTTCAGGTGTTCGCTCTCGACGAAATGCTTTCCATCGAGGGTGGGACAGAGCAGGAACAGGCGTCAGAGGCCATCGCGAACGCGCTCATCGCAAGCGCCCGCATCACTGTTGATTACACCCACCCGGTTGCGACCGACAGCTAA